The Agromyces atrinae genome window below encodes:
- a CDS encoding pyruvate dehydrogenase, translating into MPKTVADQLVAQLIDAGVSHIYGIVGDSLNPIVDAIRRTGGSAKGGIDWIHVRNEEAAAFMAGAEAQLTGKLAVAAGSCGPGNLHLINGLYDAHRSGAPVLAIASHIPSAQIGSSYFQETHPERLFVECSNYCEMILTAEQAPRVVNSAIRHSIAGPGVSVIVLPGDVAEFASKAETPSLVLTEKPRVIPNGADVASLAKAINDAKTVAIFAGFGVQGAHDEVIAFAERIKAPIGHSLRGKEWIQYDNPYDIGMTGLLGYGAAHAGIHDADLLILLGTDFPYSQFLPDPSKVVIAQVDANAEHLGRRVSVAHPVHGDVLATLELLAPLVTEKTSTRFLDSMLKKHAKLLDTVVGTYTDVANTAPIHPEYAISVIDELTADDAVFTADTGMGNVWQARYVTPTAKRRLIGSYLHGSMANALPQAIGAQVAYPDRQVVAIAGDGGLSMLLGELITATAYDLPVKIFVFNNSTLGLVKLEMLVDGFPDFGVDVPEVDYAAIATGAGFHAERVEDPKKLRDAVGRALAHPGPALVDIVTDPRALSLPPAITGAQVKGFALAMSKIVLHGGAAEAVKMAQSNIRHVPGL; encoded by the coding sequence GTGCCGAAGACCGTCGCTGACCAGCTCGTCGCCCAACTGATCGATGCGGGGGTGAGTCACATCTACGGCATCGTGGGCGACTCGCTGAACCCCATCGTCGACGCCATCCGCCGCACGGGCGGCTCGGCGAAGGGCGGCATCGATTGGATTCATGTCCGCAACGAAGAGGCCGCCGCGTTCATGGCGGGCGCCGAGGCGCAGCTCACGGGCAAGCTCGCCGTCGCGGCAGGCAGCTGCGGCCCGGGCAACCTGCACCTCATCAACGGCCTCTACGACGCGCACCGCTCGGGAGCGCCGGTACTTGCGATCGCGAGCCACATCCCGAGTGCTCAGATCGGTTCGAGCTACTTCCAAGAGACCCACCCCGAGCGTCTCTTCGTCGAGTGCTCGAACTACTGCGAGATGATCCTTACGGCCGAGCAAGCGCCGCGCGTCGTGAACTCCGCCATCCGCCATTCGATCGCAGGCCCGGGCGTCTCGGTCATCGTGCTGCCGGGCGATGTCGCCGAGTTCGCGTCGAAGGCCGAGACGCCGAGCCTCGTGCTGACCGAGAAGCCCCGCGTCATCCCGAATGGCGCCGACGTCGCGAGCCTCGCGAAGGCGATCAACGACGCGAAGACGGTGGCGATCTTCGCCGGCTTCGGTGTGCAGGGCGCCCACGACGAGGTCATCGCCTTTGCCGAGCGCATCAAGGCGCCGATCGGCCACTCGCTCCGCGGCAAGGAGTGGATTCAGTACGACAACCCCTACGACATCGGCATGACCGGCCTCCTCGGCTATGGCGCCGCGCATGCCGGCATCCACGACGCCGATCTGCTCATCCTGCTCGGCACCGACTTTCCCTACAGCCAGTTCCTGCCCGACCCGTCGAAGGTCGTCATCGCGCAGGTCGATGCGAACGCGGAGCACCTGGGCCGCCGCGTGAGTGTCGCGCACCCCGTGCACGGCGACGTGCTCGCGACGCTCGAGCTGCTCGCCCCGCTCGTGACCGAGAAGACGAGCACGCGGTTCCTCGATTCGATGCTGAAGAAGCACGCGAAGCTCCTCGACACGGTCGTCGGCACGTACACGGATGTCGCGAACACCGCGCCCATCCACCCCGAATACGCGATCTCGGTCATCGACGAGCTGACGGCGGATGACGCGGTCTTCACCGCCGACACAGGCATGGGCAACGTGTGGCAGGCGCGCTACGTCACGCCGACGGCGAAGCGCCGGCTCATCGGCTCGTACCTGCACGGCTCGATGGCGAACGCCCTCCCCCAGGCCATCGGCGCGCAGGTCGCCTACCCCGACCGTCAGGTCGTCGCGATCGCGGGCGACGGCGGGCTCTCGATGCTGCTCGGCGAGCTCATCACGGCGACGGCGTACGACCTGCCGGTCAAGATCTTCGTCTTCAACAACTCGACCCTCGGGCTCGTGAAGCTCGAGATGCTCGTCGACGGGTTCCCCGACTTCGGAGTCGACGTGCCCGAGGTCGACTACGCGGCCATCGCGACGGGCGCTGGTTTCCACGCCGAGCGGGTGGAGGACCCGAAGAAGCTGAGGGATGCCGTCGGCCGAGCTCTCGCGCACCCCGGCCCCGCGCTCGTCGACATCGTGACCGACCCGCGGGCGCTCTCACTACCGCCGGCGATCACCGGTGCGCAGGTCAAGGGATTCGCCCTCGCGATGTCGAAGATCGTGCTGCACGGCGGCGCCGCCGAGGCCGTGAAGATGGCGCAGTCGAACATCCGCCACGTGCCGGGTCTCTAG
- a CDS encoding type IV secretory system conjugative DNA transfer family protein has protein sequence MPDLVLTRLHLPRPLGADSVTRLMARLMSVDAPRPLIFEVHASADGVKHLVGYPSAATPRLKRLLQGHLPGLALEPATRPDVAAVSRIVAHPGVLPLADIDPEQVASAIYQALAARRGEDHVALQLILGRTHAARSVSAKSADPMQPLASLVFEGVRAVEPETRRRLQQRAAQPTTAATLRIGVIAGNQKRTGALVWEVFGAVQLLQSPELRLSLNYDSSSRWRAATARAAFRLSPDELTSMLAWPLGERDYPGIAGAHPRRLPVLEIVSATSSVFATGTAPGPERLIGMDPASRLQHLVATGPTGSGKSTVLEHLILSDIEAGRACVVVEPKAQLIDSVLDRIAPERAECVVVLDAADAMPVGFNPLDIGDRDPDVVVDGIIAALAAVFEEGWGPRTEYLIHGALLSLARAGQRATDPYTLIELPRLLTDVAFRRPVIAAIQDDATLASFWAEFEELSPAQRAAMVAAPLNKLRKILLRGPLVRMLGQARPRFRLRDVFRERSVVLVPLNDALIGTGAAKLLGSLIVAELWNATLERAREKHPTKRPGMVFVDEVQNYLHLPTSIADALATSRSYGVAWHLAHQYRGQLPPAMRAALDTNARSKICFAVGPDDARDLARMAPQLSADDFQALPRFEIYAHLVAGGVPVEWCSGRTLPPRPALGTRAKVRQRSRDRYGALPPTTSEAAATTSPKEQAGRPTNQKARRA, from the coding sequence ATGCCTGACCTGGTTCTCACTCGTCTGCATCTGCCGCGCCCACTCGGCGCCGACAGCGTGACTCGGCTGATGGCGCGCCTGATGAGCGTCGACGCTCCACGCCCGCTCATTTTCGAGGTACACGCCAGCGCTGACGGTGTGAAGCACCTCGTCGGCTACCCGTCAGCGGCCACACCGCGCCTCAAGCGCCTCCTTCAGGGCCACCTGCCAGGCCTCGCCCTTGAGCCCGCCACACGGCCGGACGTGGCCGCCGTCAGCCGCATTGTGGCGCACCCCGGCGTCCTGCCACTCGCCGACATCGATCCGGAGCAGGTCGCGTCGGCGATCTACCAAGCACTCGCTGCACGACGCGGCGAAGATCATGTTGCGCTGCAGCTCATCCTGGGACGTACGCACGCGGCGCGTTCGGTCTCAGCGAAGTCGGCGGACCCGATGCAGCCACTCGCGTCCCTCGTGTTCGAAGGCGTCCGCGCCGTGGAGCCCGAGACCCGTAGGCGCCTTCAGCAGCGTGCCGCCCAGCCGACGACCGCGGCGACGCTCCGAATCGGGGTCATTGCTGGAAATCAGAAGCGCACCGGCGCGCTCGTCTGGGAAGTATTCGGCGCTGTCCAACTCCTGCAGAGTCCTGAACTTCGACTCAGTCTCAACTACGACTCGTCGAGCCGCTGGCGCGCGGCAACCGCTCGCGCCGCGTTTCGGCTTTCACCGGACGAACTGACGTCGATGCTGGCGTGGCCGCTCGGCGAGCGCGACTATCCCGGCATCGCCGGCGCCCATCCGCGTCGCTTGCCGGTGCTCGAGATCGTCAGCGCGACGTCGTCGGTATTTGCGACCGGTACCGCACCGGGTCCGGAGCGTCTGATCGGGATGGATCCGGCCAGTCGGCTGCAGCACCTGGTAGCGACCGGGCCGACGGGCTCGGGCAAGTCCACCGTGCTGGAGCACCTCATCCTCTCCGACATTGAGGCTGGTCGGGCCTGCGTAGTCGTCGAGCCCAAGGCGCAACTGATCGACAGCGTGCTCGATCGCATCGCTCCGGAGCGTGCGGAATGCGTTGTTGTACTGGACGCTGCCGACGCGATGCCGGTGGGGTTCAACCCGCTCGACATCGGCGACCGCGATCCGGACGTCGTGGTCGACGGCATCATCGCCGCCCTCGCTGCCGTCTTTGAAGAGGGGTGGGGGCCACGCACCGAGTACCTGATCCACGGTGCGCTCCTATCGCTCGCCCGGGCTGGGCAACGGGCCACCGATCCATACACGCTCATCGAACTGCCACGCCTCCTAACGGACGTTGCCTTCCGACGCCCAGTGATCGCCGCGATCCAGGACGACGCGACGCTGGCCTCCTTCTGGGCCGAATTCGAGGAGCTCAGTCCCGCCCAGCGCGCCGCCATGGTCGCCGCGCCGCTCAACAAGCTCCGCAAGATCCTGCTGCGAGGGCCGCTTGTCCGCATGCTCGGACAGGCACGACCGCGCTTCCGGCTCCGCGACGTCTTCCGCGAGCGGAGCGTCGTCCTGGTGCCACTGAACGATGCACTGATCGGCACCGGTGCCGCCAAGCTCCTCGGCAGCCTGATCGTCGCCGAACTCTGGAACGCGACGCTGGAGCGTGCCCGCGAGAAGCATCCGACGAAGCGGCCGGGGATGGTGTTCGTCGACGAAGTGCAGAACTATCTCCATCTGCCGACTTCGATCGCCGACGCCCTCGCGACCTCACGTTCCTATGGCGTCGCCTGGCATCTGGCGCACCAGTACCGGGGCCAGCTTCCACCCGCCATGCGCGCGGCGCTCGACACGAATGCGCGCAGCAAGATCTGCTTCGCCGTCGGCCCGGACGACGCCCGAGATCTCGCCCGGATGGCCCCGCAACTGTCTGCCGACGACTTCCAGGCGTTGCCCCGCTTCGAAATCTACGCCCACCTGGTTGCTGGGGGCGTGCCAGTCGAATGGTGCTCGGGGCGCACCCTGCCGCCGCGCCCCGCGCTCGGTACTCGCGCGAAAGTCCGCCAGCGCAGCCGGGACCGCTATGGCGCCCTGCCACCAACCACATCCGAAGCCGCAGCAACCACGTCGCCAAAGGAACAGGCGGGCCGACCGACCAACCAGAAGGCGAGGCGCGCATGA
- a CDS encoding MT-A70 family methyltransferase codes for MINQTPGAAVASPHKKYAVIYADPPWDIAQAGARGAVNHYDLMNLDRIKQMPIAELAADNATLLLWTTNAALPGALEVMKAWGFTYKTNAVWDKYYMGLGNYFRGSHEILLHGVRGKAPFKFRGQRSTLLFPRQAHSQKPEEMIPLIERVLDGPYLELFARQRPNSHADWSVWGNEIESDITIPGYPVPSDFTRAGADGGAGDE; via the coding sequence ATGATCAACCAGACACCGGGCGCCGCAGTAGCGTCGCCGCACAAGAAGTACGCCGTGATCTACGCCGACCCGCCCTGGGACATCGCCCAGGCCGGCGCCCGCGGCGCCGTCAACCACTACGACCTGATGAACCTCGACCGCATCAAGCAGATGCCGATCGCCGAGCTCGCCGCCGACAACGCGACGCTGCTGCTGTGGACGACCAACGCGGCGCTGCCCGGGGCGCTGGAGGTCATGAAGGCGTGGGGCTTCACCTACAAGACGAACGCCGTCTGGGACAAGTACTACATGGGGCTCGGGAACTACTTCCGCGGCTCGCACGAGATCTTGCTCCACGGCGTGCGGGGCAAGGCGCCATTCAAGTTCCGCGGCCAGCGTTCCACGCTGCTGTTCCCGCGGCAGGCGCACAGCCAGAAGCCCGAAGAAATGATCCCGCTGATCGAGCGCGTGCTCGACGGCCCCTACCTCGAACTGTTCGCCAGGCAGCGTCCCAACAGCCACGCGGACTGGTCGGTGTGGGGCAACGAGATCGAGTCCGACATCACGATCCCGGGGTATCCGGTGCCGAGCGACTTCACGCGGGCCGGCGCAGATGGAGGGGCTGGTGATGAATGA
- a CDS encoding chitinase — protein MSSIETTRRLSPWRVGIALLALGGLGTAAVFGMQSWAANATAEPDEPWFAAYVDVTATPHYAFETPADPTAPDVMLSFVVASPTADCEPSWGAAYTLDEASSALDLDRRIARLQQNGGAVAVSFGGQANDELALTCTDTSDLEKAYADVVERYGTGTIDLDIEGDALRDRAANIRRATAIADLQSARRAAGEPLAVWLTLPVAPGGMTEDATTTIAEFLAADVDLAGVNLMTMNYGASLEDGVTMVDAAESALSEARRQLGALYTRAGQSISDRDLRSKIGATPMIGQNDVSDEVFTIADAEELNAWALEEKLGRVSMWSANRDQECGSNYVATAIVSDACSGVSQDGDTFTAVLSAGFTGSLALDEHLITTPEPTTAAEAVDDPATSPYPIWAADGSYVTGAKVVWHRNVYEAKWWTRGDLPDNPVLNSWETPWQLIGPVMPGETPVPQAVLPAGTYPDWSGTVAYQKRDRVLFGGVPFEAKWWTQGDSPEASAADADSSPWVALTQKQIDVLMAPAADPTPVP, from the coding sequence ATGAGCTCGATCGAGACGACCCGTCGACTGTCGCCGTGGCGCGTCGGCATCGCCCTGCTCGCGCTCGGCGGGCTCGGCACCGCCGCGGTCTTCGGCATGCAGTCGTGGGCGGCGAATGCGACGGCCGAGCCCGATGAGCCGTGGTTCGCGGCCTACGTCGACGTGACCGCGACCCCGCACTACGCGTTCGAGACACCTGCCGACCCGACGGCTCCCGACGTCATGCTCTCGTTCGTCGTCGCGTCGCCGACGGCCGACTGCGAACCCTCGTGGGGAGCCGCGTACACGCTCGACGAGGCATCCTCGGCCCTCGATCTCGACCGACGTATCGCGCGCCTGCAGCAGAACGGGGGAGCCGTCGCCGTCTCGTTCGGTGGCCAGGCGAACGACGAGCTCGCCCTCACCTGCACCGACACGTCCGATCTCGAGAAGGCGTACGCCGACGTCGTCGAGCGCTACGGAACCGGCACGATCGACCTCGACATCGAGGGCGACGCGCTCCGCGACCGTGCGGCGAACATACGCCGTGCGACCGCGATCGCCGATCTCCAGTCGGCGCGACGAGCCGCGGGGGAGCCGCTCGCCGTCTGGCTCACCCTGCCGGTCGCGCCCGGTGGGATGACGGAGGACGCGACGACCACGATCGCCGAGTTCCTCGCCGCCGACGTCGACCTCGCGGGTGTGAACCTCATGACCATGAACTACGGCGCGTCTCTCGAGGACGGCGTGACGATGGTGGATGCCGCGGAGTCGGCCCTCTCGGAGGCCCGGCGCCAGCTCGGTGCTCTGTACACCCGCGCCGGCCAGAGCATCAGTGACCGCGACCTGCGCTCGAAGATCGGCGCGACACCGATGATCGGGCAGAACGACGTGAGCGACGAGGTCTTCACGATCGCCGACGCCGAGGAGCTGAACGCCTGGGCGCTCGAGGAGAAGCTCGGCCGTGTGTCGATGTGGTCGGCGAACCGCGACCAGGAGTGCGGGTCGAACTACGTCGCGACGGCGATCGTGTCGGATGCCTGCAGCGGCGTCTCACAGGACGGCGACACGTTCACGGCGGTGCTTTCGGCAGGCTTCACCGGCTCGCTCGCGCTCGACGAGCACCTCATCACGACGCCCGAGCCGACGACCGCGGCCGAAGCCGTCGACGATCCCGCGACGTCGCCGTACCCGATCTGGGCCGCCGACGGTTCGTACGTGACGGGCGCGAAGGTCGTGTGGCACCGCAACGTCTACGAGGCGAAGTGGTGGACGCGCGGCGACCTGCCCGACAATCCCGTGCTCAACTCGTGGGAGACGCCGTGGCAGCTCATAGGCCCCGTCATGCCGGGGGAGACCCCGGTGCCGCAGGCCGTGCTGCCTGCGGGAACCTACCCGGACTGGTCGGGAACGGTCGCCTACCAGAAGCGTGATCGCGTGCTCTTCGGCGGGGTTCCGTTCGAGGCGAAGTGGTGGACGCAGGGCGACAGCCCCGAGGCGTCGGCCGCCGATGCGGACTCGTCGCCGTGGGTCGCGCTCACGCAGAAGCAGATCGACGTACTGATGGCGCCCGCCGCCGACCCGACGCCCGTTCCCTGA
- a CDS encoding recombinase family protein yields the protein MRDPIRVGSLAYSSASSFTSNSQRKSARHKKGRLMDERDERGENYIADATPVDGGGDALEAAAGLDFPAERSVNPEDLTEGGPHMYQEGEEAAATLAQPNLTSVAGLEHLFKGDDTMHVPLRTGMAISYLRVSTTRQLNTAADLDEDGNSIATQREWAIRKAKELGVPILPEFVEPGQSAQTIDKRPEFKKLLRFVDANPDIRYVVIYMRSRVFRNHLDAAITKRQLRDKGVELISAKENFGDGYMGDAMEAITDVVNELQVRMSGEDIRIKMAHKVERGGSVGRAKLGYLNVRKDFDGRLVNTIDVDPVRAPLIVWAFEQYATNQFSITQLQMMLEDQGLTTRQSSKRAAKPLSSSQLAMILRDPYYTGVIRYKGKLHPGRHTPLISKELFLAVQKILDGRNRKGDRDRIHFHFLRGLLYCAECKSEGRTSRLVYSQNKGHGGTYEYYVCTAKQRGHCSMPSARLDELEDEVAQRVAAERFDAEDIASVREEVRRALVELQAADQEEEDALRKQLKKLEAQEERLIELAADGTIAVEKLRQRLEYVTLQKGAITEKLTRTVERIRQGVDKAFAFVDLLEDPAALYRQLPDNVRRQLLTAFFTRLDVQVTDREVSIGVERTELNAGLHDWRSQHRLSASTHPPAKEKRASRTSAEDSLSDLYPLTQSKGLNKPVLVGLTGFEPATP from the coding sequence GTGCGCGACCCGATCCGCGTCGGCTCGCTCGCGTACTCCTCGGCCTCGTCGTTCACATCGAACAGCCAACGAAAGAGCGCCAGACACAAGAAGGGAAGGCTCATGGACGAGCGGGATGAGCGAGGTGAAAACTACATCGCCGACGCGACCCCGGTCGACGGCGGTGGAGATGCCCTGGAAGCCGCCGCAGGACTGGACTTCCCGGCCGAGAGGAGCGTAAATCCGGAGGACCTAACCGAAGGAGGGCCTCATATGTACCAAGAAGGCGAGGAAGCGGCAGCCACCCTGGCGCAACCGAATCTCACATCAGTCGCAGGGCTTGAACACCTATTCAAGGGCGACGACACGATGCACGTCCCGCTCCGCACGGGCATGGCAATCAGCTACCTGCGCGTTTCCACGACGCGCCAGCTCAACACCGCAGCCGACCTCGACGAGGACGGTAATAGCATCGCCACCCAGCGCGAGTGGGCGATCCGCAAGGCGAAGGAGCTCGGCGTGCCGATTCTTCCCGAGTTCGTCGAACCGGGCCAGTCCGCGCAGACCATCGACAAGCGGCCGGAGTTCAAGAAGCTCCTCCGCTTCGTCGATGCCAACCCCGACATCCGCTACGTCGTGATCTACATGCGCTCGCGCGTCTTCCGCAATCACCTCGACGCTGCCATCACGAAACGTCAACTTCGCGACAAGGGCGTCGAACTGATCTCGGCGAAGGAGAACTTCGGCGACGGCTACATGGGTGATGCGATGGAAGCCATCACCGACGTCGTCAACGAACTCCAGGTCCGTATGAGCGGCGAGGACATCCGTATCAAGATGGCGCACAAGGTCGAACGGGGCGGAAGCGTCGGGCGCGCCAAGCTCGGCTACCTGAACGTGCGAAAGGACTTCGACGGACGACTCGTCAACACGATCGATGTCGATCCAGTGCGCGCACCGCTGATCGTCTGGGCCTTCGAGCAATACGCCACAAATCAGTTCTCTATCACGCAGCTCCAGATGATGCTCGAAGACCAGGGCCTGACCACGAGGCAGTCGAGCAAGCGGGCCGCCAAGCCGCTGTCGAGCAGCCAGCTCGCGATGATCCTGCGCGACCCGTACTACACCGGAGTCATCCGCTATAAGGGGAAGCTCCACCCTGGCAGGCACACGCCGCTCATCTCGAAGGAGCTGTTCCTCGCGGTGCAGAAGATCCTCGACGGACGCAATCGCAAAGGTGACCGCGACCGGATCCACTTCCACTTCCTGCGCGGCCTGCTGTACTGCGCCGAATGCAAGTCGGAGGGGCGCACGAGTCGACTCGTCTACAGCCAGAACAAGGGGCATGGCGGCACGTATGAGTACTACGTTTGCACCGCGAAGCAGCGCGGTCACTGCTCGATGCCGTCGGCGCGACTCGACGAACTCGAAGACGAGGTGGCGCAACGGGTCGCGGCTGAGCGCTTCGATGCAGAAGACATCGCGTCCGTTCGTGAGGAAGTTCGACGCGCCCTCGTCGAGCTCCAAGCCGCGGACCAGGAAGAGGAAGACGCCCTCCGCAAGCAACTGAAGAAGCTCGAAGCCCAAGAGGAGCGGCTCATCGAACTCGCCGCCGACGGAACGATCGCCGTCGAGAAGCTGCGTCAGCGGCTTGAATACGTGACGCTCCAGAAGGGCGCCATCACCGAGAAGCTCACACGGACGGTCGAGCGCATCCGACAGGGGGTCGACAAGGCCTTCGCGTTCGTCGACCTCCTCGAAGATCCCGCCGCGCTCTACAGGCAGTTGCCCGACAACGTCCGCCGCCAGCTGCTCACTGCGTTCTTCACGCGACTCGACGTCCAGGTCACCGATCGCGAAGTGAGCATCGGCGTCGAACGCACCGAACTCAACGCCGGCCTCCACGACTGGCGCTCCCAGCACCGCCTCAGCGCGAGCACGCACCCACCCGCCAAAGAAAAGAGAGCCTCCCGCACTTCTGCGGAAGACTCTCTTTCGGACCTATACCCGCTTACTCAGTCCAAAGGTTTGAATAAGCCTGTATTGGTCGGGCTGACAGGATTTGAACCTGCGACCCCTTGA
- a CDS encoding DNA-binding protein: MSENTPADVPASALGPLRTLAVRITDGLRAQLDVLAQLNDRTVTEEIRLALESWVETSKSDPKVLERAETVRAEIEREAKTRQSAIEAIFGGASGGKTPRRSSGSA, from the coding sequence ATGAGTGAGAACACCCCTGCCGACGTGCCGGCCTCAGCACTCGGTCCGTTGCGGACGCTCGCCGTTCGCATCACCGATGGCCTGCGGGCACAGCTGGACGTGCTCGCCCAGCTCAACGACCGCACCGTCACCGAAGAGATCCGCCTCGCCCTCGAGTCGTGGGTCGAGACCAGCAAGTCCGACCCGAAGGTGCTCGAGCGCGCCGAGACGGTGCGCGCCGAGATCGAGCGCGAAGCCAAGACCAGGCAGAGCGCGATCGAGGCCATCTTCGGCGGTGCGAGCGGCGGCAAGACGCCGCGCCGGTCGTCGGGTTCCGCCTGA
- a CDS encoding replication-relaxation family protein, with protein sequence MHFPAEPLGPHVTVSGATRGTTRVLNRLETRGAITRPARRIGGIKHGSAVTIWQLGPAGDRYLRARRGEPRRRRYDEPGLTFAAHTLAVADIAVSLLEQAHARRLELLELELEPANWRSFNGSGASVITLKPDLLVVTADANTETHSFIEVDRATEHLPAVLRKCHTYQRHWRTGIEQQTRDLYPAVVWIVPGIDRAQKIREAIAADRGLDPGLFTIITGEHTLATLAPYGSSSSLIPKGGIT encoded by the coding sequence CTGCACTTTCCGGCTGAGCCGCTAGGTCCACATGTCACGGTGAGCGGTGCGACGCGAGGGACGACCCGCGTGCTGAACCGACTCGAAACTCGAGGTGCAATCACTCGGCCGGCCCGGAGAATCGGCGGCATCAAGCACGGCTCGGCCGTCACCATCTGGCAGCTCGGGCCAGCGGGCGACCGCTACCTTCGTGCCCGACGCGGCGAACCACGGCGGCGACGCTACGACGAGCCAGGTCTCACATTCGCCGCTCACACCCTCGCCGTCGCCGACATCGCGGTCAGTCTGCTTGAGCAGGCTCACGCCCGCCGCCTCGAGCTCCTCGAGCTCGAACTCGAGCCGGCCAACTGGCGCAGCTTCAACGGCAGCGGCGCATCCGTGATCACGCTCAAGCCCGACCTCCTGGTCGTCACCGCGGACGCCAACACCGAGACGCACTCGTTCATCGAGGTCGACCGCGCCACCGAGCACCTACCCGCCGTACTTCGAAAGTGCCACACCTACCAGCGCCACTGGCGCACGGGCATCGAGCAGCAGACGCGGGACCTGTACCCGGCCGTCGTCTGGATCGTTCCCGGCATCGACCGCGCCCAGAAGATCCGCGAAGCCATCGCTGCCGACCGCGGGCTCGACCCGGGCCTGTTCACCATCATCACCGGCGAGCACACGCTCGCGACGCTGGCCCCGTACGGGTCGTCATCATCACTCATCCCGAAAGGAGGAATCACATGA
- a CDS encoding DUF3846 domain-containing protein, with protein MVRSIVIPHDTERRPALVELADLGAFQEVVDGWLDLIEIPSIGVTIYMNEAARLTRGQLNTRATAFWWLHSAQPTDYPVILGDVVLTGVGDRENEGDVPEAVIEQIFHRDNFVVQVRPYDRSSWCDSFARFDSVFDAALWCLLFEATMRPGARFRVRSEPPIHIAELPLFGGDRSW; from the coding sequence ATGGTGCGCAGCATCGTCATCCCGCACGACACAGAGCGGCGCCCGGCCCTCGTCGAACTCGCCGATCTCGGCGCGTTCCAGGAGGTGGTCGACGGCTGGCTAGATCTCATCGAGATCCCGTCCATCGGCGTGACCATCTACATGAACGAGGCGGCACGCCTGACGCGTGGGCAGCTCAACACCCGGGCCACTGCGTTCTGGTGGCTGCACAGCGCACAGCCGACCGACTATCCGGTCATCCTCGGCGACGTCGTCCTGACGGGTGTCGGCGACCGGGAGAACGAGGGCGACGTCCCGGAGGCGGTCATCGAGCAGATCTTTCACCGCGACAACTTCGTGGTGCAGGTCCGTCCGTACGACCGCAGCTCCTGGTGCGACTCGTTCGCGCGCTTCGACAGCGTCTTCGATGCCGCCCTCTGGTGTCTGCTGTTCGAGGCCACGATGCGTCCCGGAGCTCGATTCCGCGTGCGGAGCGAGCCACCGATTCACATCGCCGAGCTTCCCCTCTTCGGAGGGGACCGGTCATGGTGA
- a CDS encoding type IV pilin protein translates to MDLLKQRGRGFTIVELLIVVVVIAILAAITIVSYQGITARANDSAVQSDLSAVANKLQAYYVENGAYPQDTTQLAAAKLGASRGSYGRHATANLGDYNLLYCRPQSDPTRFALIASSASGNLFRWLDGSVTSMSRSN, encoded by the coding sequence GTGGATCTCTTGAAGCAACGCGGTCGCGGCTTCACCATCGTCGAACTGCTCATAGTGGTAGTCGTCATCGCGATCCTGGCAGCGATCACGATCGTGAGTTACCAAGGCATCACGGCGCGCGCTAATGACAGCGCAGTGCAGAGTGACCTGAGCGCGGTCGCAAATAAACTCCAGGCATACTACGTGGAGAACGGCGCATACCCGCAGGACACCACGCAACTTGCTGCGGCGAAGCTAGGCGCATCTCGCGGATCGTACGGGCGTCACGCGACCGCAAACCTTGGCGACTACAACCTTCTCTACTGTCGCCCTCAGAGTGATCCGACTCGGTTCGCTCTTATCGCGTCTTCCGCCAGCGGCAATCTCTTCCGATGGTTGGACGGTTCCGTGACGAGCATGTCCCGATCCAACTGA